A genome region from Arthrobacter agilis includes the following:
- a CDS encoding MSMEG_4193 family putative phosphomutase, whose amino-acid sequence MATVLLVRHGRTTANASGLLAGRADGVSLDGIGRDQAVVTGDRIAAVPVVGVVSSPLERCRQTAQFLLDRQGGTPHAPVDPDLTECDYGQWQGRMLTDLAKEALWPVVQSQPSAVVFPGGESMAAMQARSVAAIRRHDAAFEAEFGPGAVWVAVSHGDIIKSVLADALGMHLDLFQRITVGPASVSIVNYGIGRPTVHATNTDAGDLSWLAASVPSGDAPVGGGAGHTTPPTA is encoded by the coding sequence ATGGCCACAGTTCTCCTCGTGCGGCACGGCCGCACCACAGCAAATGCGTCCGGACTGCTGGCCGGACGGGCCGACGGCGTCAGCCTCGACGGGATCGGCCGCGACCAGGCGGTCGTGACGGGTGACCGGATCGCGGCCGTGCCCGTCGTCGGCGTGGTGTCGAGTCCCCTCGAACGGTGCCGGCAGACTGCCCAGTTCCTCCTCGACCGCCAGGGCGGCACCCCGCACGCACCGGTCGACCCCGATCTCACCGAGTGCGACTACGGCCAGTGGCAGGGCCGCATGCTCACCGACCTCGCGAAAGAGGCCCTGTGGCCGGTGGTGCAGTCGCAGCCGTCCGCCGTCGTGTTTCCCGGCGGCGAGTCCATGGCCGCGATGCAGGCGCGGTCCGTGGCGGCCATCCGCCGCCACGATGCGGCCTTCGAAGCGGAGTTCGGGCCCGGGGCCGTGTGGGTGGCGGTGAGCCACGGCGACATCATCAAGTCGGTCCTCGCCGATGCACTCGGCATGCACCTCGACCTCTTCCAGCGCATCACCGTGGGCCCGGCCTCCGTGTCGATCGTGAACTACGGCATCGGCCGGCCGACCGTCCATGCGACCAATACCGACGCCGGGGACCTCTCGTGGCTGGCGGCCAGCGTCCCCTCCGGTGATGCGCCGGTGGGCGGTGGCGCGGGGCACACGACGCCTCCGACCGCATGA
- a CDS encoding helix-turn-helix transcriptional regulator — protein sequence MQNSIRALRTEGGVSQRELAEALGVSRQTVNSIETGRYDPSLPLAIAIARHFGRAVEEIFHAS from the coding sequence ATGCAGAACAGTATCCGCGCGCTCCGCACCGAGGGCGGCGTGTCGCAGCGGGAGCTGGCCGAGGCCCTCGGGGTCTCCCGCCAGACCGTCAACTCGATAGAGACCGGCCGGTACGATCCTTCGCTTCCCCTTGCCATCGCCATCGCCCGCCATTTCGGACGTGCAGTAGAGGAGATCTTCCATGCGAGCTGA
- a CDS encoding NAD-dependent epimerase/dehydratase family protein yields the protein MKVLITGAHGKVGRVTTQAMIDAGHEVHATDLTRPGFERKADDAPRYTMADLTDAGEAYAVVHGADAVVHIAAIPEPTGNPPHVVFQTNLMATFNVLEAAIRFGVKRFVYISSETVPGFFFPERDFLPEYAPVDEEHPIRPQDPYALSKHFGEQLMDAAVARSDIRCISIRPSWVQFEGNYEHNLGPQIRDASVLSPNLWSYVDVYDLADAIVLATASDLPGHEVFYIASPDNVGGYDFAEILTRYYGDRIELRDLDRTDASGISSRKARAMLGWAPHRSWRDYLDADGKALPG from the coding sequence ATGAAGGTCCTCATCACCGGAGCCCACGGGAAGGTCGGTCGCGTCACGACGCAGGCCATGATCGACGCCGGGCACGAGGTGCACGCCACCGACCTCACCCGTCCAGGCTTCGAACGCAAGGCCGACGACGCCCCCCGCTACACGATGGCGGACCTCACCGACGCGGGTGAAGCCTATGCCGTCGTCCACGGCGCGGACGCCGTCGTGCATATCGCCGCCATCCCCGAGCCGACCGGGAACCCGCCGCACGTGGTGTTCCAGACCAACCTGATGGCCACGTTCAACGTCCTCGAAGCGGCGATCCGCTTCGGCGTGAAGCGCTTCGTCTACATCTCGAGCGAGACCGTGCCCGGGTTCTTCTTCCCCGAGCGCGATTTCCTGCCCGAGTACGCACCGGTCGACGAAGAGCACCCCATCCGCCCGCAGGACCCCTACGCCCTGTCCAAGCACTTCGGCGAGCAGCTCATGGACGCCGCGGTCGCCCGGTCGGACATCCGCTGCATCTCCATCCGGCCCAGCTGGGTCCAGTTCGAGGGCAACTACGAGCACAACCTCGGGCCGCAGATCCGCGACGCCTCGGTGCTGAGCCCCAACCTCTGGAGCTACGTCGACGTCTACGACCTGGCCGACGCCATCGTCCTTGCCACGGCCTCGGACCTGCCGGGGCACGAGGTCTTCTACATCGCATCGCCCGACAACGTGGGTGGCTACGACTTCGCCGAGATCCTCACGAGGTACTACGGCGACCGGATCGAACTGCGCGACCTCGACCGCACGGACGCGTCAGGTATCTCCAGCAGGAAGGCGCGGGCGATGCTCGGCTGGGCGCCGCACAGATCCTGGCGGGACTACCTCGACGCGGACGGCAAGGCCCTCCCCGGGTAG
- a CDS encoding spore photoproduct lyase family protein yields the protein MTTRELDLTTLSPTRLWIPKHVLITRAAADLPHTAEIVRRCELAGVDDIRFLSGNALTGLRGATERETYASAKNTLAVVVAPPSALKPQPIPPSADWRIDLAKGCPAHCQYCYLAGSLQGPPVTRAYANLDDVLDGIRTHAGRGSVTRGTLERGDEGTTFELSCYTDPLGIESVTGSLAAAISRVGAGEFGTDVQLRFTTKFDDVGELVTLDHGRRTRIRFSVNAAEVANRFEGGTARMPARLAALRAVAQAGYRVGLTIAPIMPIPGWREQYGALLDDVAAAVAGIDDLDLTAEIITHRFTPASKEVLLGWYPRTRLEMDEDLRSQKRSKFGGVKYVYPKQTMTEMRGWFTEELERRLPAARLLYWT from the coding sequence ATGACAACCCGGGAATTGGACCTGACCACGCTCTCCCCCACGCGGCTGTGGATCCCCAAGCACGTGCTGATCACGCGGGCCGCCGCCGATCTTCCGCACACGGCCGAGATCGTCCGGCGATGCGAACTCGCCGGGGTGGACGACATCCGGTTCCTGTCCGGGAACGCACTGACCGGCCTCCGAGGTGCCACCGAGCGCGAGACCTACGCGTCGGCGAAGAACACGCTCGCCGTGGTCGTGGCCCCTCCCAGCGCGCTCAAGCCGCAGCCCATCCCGCCGAGCGCCGACTGGCGGATCGACCTCGCCAAGGGGTGCCCCGCGCACTGCCAGTACTGCTACCTCGCCGGCTCCCTGCAGGGCCCGCCGGTGACCCGCGCGTACGCCAATCTCGACGACGTGCTGGACGGGATCCGCACCCATGCCGGCAGGGGGTCCGTCACCCGCGGCACCCTCGAGCGCGGTGACGAGGGGACGACGTTCGAACTGTCCTGCTACACCGACCCCCTCGGCATCGAGAGCGTGACCGGTTCGCTCGCTGCCGCGATCTCCCGCGTCGGGGCGGGAGAGTTCGGCACCGACGTGCAGCTGCGCTTCACCACCAAGTTCGACGACGTCGGTGAGCTCGTGACCCTCGACCATGGGCGCAGGACGCGGATCCGTTTCTCGGTCAATGCCGCGGAGGTCGCCAACCGCTTCGAGGGCGGGACCGCGCGCATGCCCGCACGGCTCGCAGCTCTCCGGGCCGTGGCGCAGGCCGGCTATCGGGTGGGGCTGACGATTGCCCCGATCATGCCCATCCCCGGCTGGCGTGAGCAGTACGGGGCACTGCTCGACGACGTCGCCGCGGCCGTCGCCGGCATCGACGACCTCGACCTCACCGCCGAGATCATCACGCACCGCTTCACGCCCGCGAGCAAGGAGGTGCTGCTCGGCTGGTATCCGCGCACCCGGCTCGAGATGGACGAGGACCTGCGGAGCCAGAAGCGGTCCAAGTTCGGCGGCGTGAAATACGTGTACCCGAAGCAGACCATGACGGAGATGCGCGGCTGGTTCACGGAGGAGCTGGAGCGGCGCCTGCCGGCGGCCAGGCTCCTCTACTGGACCTGA
- a CDS encoding TerC family protein: MQVTPLIWLITLAVTILFFVYEFFAHVRKPHEPTIAESARWSAFYIGLALLFGVGIGVVSGWTFGGEYFAGYLTEKALSIDNLFVFLIVMTGFAVPKKYQQKVLMIGIIIALVLRGGFIAIGAGLIENFSWVFYIFGALLLFLAYKQAFGSHESNPADGKFMQLVRRVLPVTDEYHEDKLTVKKGGKRFVTPMLLTIIAIGFVDLIFAVDSIPAIYGLTNEAYIVFTANAFALMGLRQLFFLIGGLLERLVYLAQGLAVILAFIGVKLVFHALHVNELSFINGGQPLLWVPEIPIWFSLLFIGATIAVATIASLLKTRGDDGRNDRHLVDGTQVTAADPEDRAGDPDAGETTSSTAGASK, encoded by the coding sequence ATGCAGGTCACACCACTGATCTGGTTGATCACCCTCGCCGTGACGATCCTCTTCTTCGTCTACGAGTTCTTCGCGCACGTGCGCAAACCCCACGAGCCGACCATCGCCGAATCGGCGCGGTGGTCCGCGTTCTACATCGGCCTCGCGCTGCTGTTCGGCGTCGGGATCGGCGTCGTGTCCGGCTGGACCTTCGGCGGTGAGTACTTCGCCGGCTACCTGACGGAGAAGGCCCTGTCGATCGACAACCTCTTCGTCTTCCTCATCGTGATGACCGGCTTCGCGGTGCCGAAGAAGTACCAGCAGAAGGTGCTGATGATCGGCATCATCATCGCCCTGGTCCTCCGCGGCGGGTTCATCGCCATCGGTGCCGGACTGATCGAGAACTTCTCCTGGGTCTTCTACATCTTCGGCGCCCTGCTGCTCTTCCTGGCCTACAAGCAGGCGTTCGGCAGCCATGAGTCCAATCCGGCCGACGGCAAGTTCATGCAGCTCGTCCGCCGGGTGCTGCCCGTCACGGACGAGTACCACGAGGACAAGCTCACCGTGAAGAAGGGCGGCAAGCGCTTCGTCACCCCGATGCTGCTGACCATCATCGCGATCGGCTTCGTGGACCTGATCTTCGCCGTCGACTCCATCCCCGCGATCTACGGCCTGACCAACGAGGCCTACATCGTGTTCACGGCCAACGCGTTCGCCCTCATGGGTTTGCGGCAGCTGTTCTTCCTCATCGGCGGGCTGCTCGAACGCCTGGTCTACCTGGCGCAGGGCCTCGCCGTCATCCTCGCGTTCATCGGCGTGAAGCTCGTGTTCCACGCCCTGCACGTCAACGAGCTGTCCTTCATCAACGGCGGCCAGCCGCTGCTCTGGGTGCCCGAGATCCCCATCTGGTTCTCGCTGCTGTTCATCGGTGCCACGATCGCCGTCGCCACCATCGCGAGCCTGCTCAAGACCCGGGGCGACGACGGCAGGAACGACCGCCACCTAGTGGACGGCACGCAGGTGACCGCGGCCGATCCGGAGGACCGCGCGGGGGATCCCGACGCCGGCGAGACGACAAGCTCCACGGCGGGCGCCTCGAAGTAG
- a CDS encoding SCO1664 family protein: protein MPAPDLVAAELTLTGRITTASNATFLGSVGDTAVVYKPIKGEKPLWDFPDGFLAHREVAAYLVSEAFGWNIVPRTWLRNGPFGEGMVQLWQETDPDQDAVDLVAADGVPETGWKQVLEGQDEKGRMVALVHEDTPALRRMAVFDVVVNNADRKGDHILAMSDGHRYGVDHGLTFHRDHKLRTVLWGWVGEALTAEELEGIDRVREGLQGSLGRELADLLTAEEIASLTARCAALRATGRFPAPHGEMPAVPWPLF, encoded by the coding sequence ATGCCGGCACCCGACCTGGTGGCCGCCGAGCTGACGCTTACGGGCCGCATCACGACGGCATCGAACGCCACGTTCCTGGGCAGCGTCGGCGACACCGCGGTCGTGTACAAGCCGATCAAGGGCGAGAAACCGCTGTGGGATTTCCCCGACGGGTTCCTCGCCCACCGGGAGGTCGCCGCCTACCTGGTGTCGGAGGCTTTCGGCTGGAACATCGTGCCCCGCACTTGGCTGCGGAACGGTCCCTTCGGGGAGGGCATGGTGCAGCTCTGGCAGGAGACGGACCCGGACCAGGATGCCGTGGACCTCGTTGCCGCCGACGGGGTGCCGGAGACGGGCTGGAAGCAGGTCCTCGAAGGCCAGGACGAGAAGGGCCGCATGGTCGCCCTCGTCCACGAAGACACCCCTGCGCTGCGGCGGATGGCGGTGTTCGACGTCGTCGTCAACAACGCCGACCGCAAGGGCGACCACATCCTCGCGATGAGTGACGGGCACCGGTACGGCGTGGACCACGGGCTCACCTTCCATCGGGACCACAAGCTGCGCACGGTGCTGTGGGGGTGGGTCGGTGAGGCGCTGACAGCCGAGGAACTCGAGGGCATCGATCGTGTCCGCGAGGGACTTCAGGGGTCGCTCGGTCGTGAGCTTGCGGACCTGCTCACCGCGGAGGAGATCGCGTCGCTCACTGCTCGTTGCGCGGCCCTGCGAGCAACCGGGCGGTTTCCGGCTCCTCACGGTGAGATGCCGGCGGTGCCCTGGCCCTTGTTCTGA
- a CDS encoding YaaC family protein, with translation MPRRIFEGDSEDSKESWRRIRALRSRPPTWMPESRKQLFVSALEQAEQQFKAAEHIGYESRSLNLYYGLSQAGRAISAALTPTDKTTSPEVRGHGLKLLQLDSLKADALFSCEVRGDGGTDSSFGRLAWLLNSDPLKTPVSLAAIWNMVLEVSLDFPQPNYPLPLFVNRVYDGSLPGQYSRRHFSIPLSEQDAEKNGAAIKRQYPDLEPALLLTTTGNGEHIDNEGVRLDLAKFELENFELHLRGYRRSTVLMPSVVPGQKSLDPILSWWVLLYGLSMITRYKPVVWTQAVDVNQSHHAVPLETVLSKASDALPDQILSLLNRPPR, from the coding sequence ATGCCAAGACGCATCTTCGAAGGTGACTCAGAGGACTCCAAGGAAAGCTGGCGCAGAATTCGCGCGCTTCGCTCCAGACCTCCTACCTGGATGCCCGAGAGCCGGAAACAACTATTCGTGAGCGCTCTGGAACAGGCTGAGCAGCAGTTTAAGGCGGCTGAGCACATCGGTTACGAATCAAGGTCCCTCAACTTGTATTACGGGCTGTCTCAGGCAGGACGGGCGATATCAGCGGCGCTTACACCCACCGATAAGACGACTTCACCTGAGGTGCGGGGGCATGGGCTCAAACTCTTGCAGCTAGACAGCCTCAAAGCAGACGCTCTCTTTAGCTGCGAGGTCAGAGGAGACGGCGGAACTGACTCATCATTCGGTAGGCTCGCATGGTTGCTTAACTCAGATCCCCTAAAGACGCCTGTGTCTCTGGCTGCAATATGGAACATGGTTCTCGAAGTCTCTCTAGATTTCCCACAGCCCAACTATCCCCTTCCGCTCTTCGTCAATCGTGTCTATGACGGTTCGCTTCCGGGTCAGTACAGCCGGCGTCACTTCTCCATTCCTCTGAGCGAACAAGATGCAGAAAAGAACGGCGCGGCAATAAAGCGTCAATACCCGGACCTTGAACCGGCCCTACTCCTTACAACCACAGGCAACGGAGAGCACATCGATAATGAGGGCGTAAGGCTTGATCTAGCAAAGTTTGAGCTTGAAAACTTCGAATTACACCTTCGCGGCTATAGGAGGTCTACGGTACTCATGCCGTCGGTCGTCCCGGGGCAGAAATCACTGGATCCAATCCTTAGCTGGTGGGTACTGCTCTACGGACTGTCGATGATCACACGCTACAAACCCGTTGTGTGGACGCAGGCGGTCGATGTGAACCAATCGCATCACGCAGTACCGCTTGAGACAGTCCTTTCAAAGGCTAGTGATGCGCTACCAGACCAGATCCTGTCGCTCCTGAACCGACCACCACGATAA
- a CDS encoding DUF3090 domain-containing protein, with the protein MPTTVHEFAWPDRVVVGTIGDPGQRTFYLQVRTGKQIVSIAMEKQQSAQLAEKIDEVLDQLITLDGNPFSIPTSTPIELVDNDQLDTVEEQFRTGVMSLGWDPTTAQIVIEAYPLVDDENEDPLLEDDDTDAPEMLRVRMPVGTARAFAKRTREVVGAGRPICEICGYPIDADGHTCTLPEV; encoded by the coding sequence ATGCCTACAACTGTTCACGAGTTCGCCTGGCCTGACCGCGTCGTCGTCGGCACCATCGGCGATCCGGGGCAACGCACGTTCTACCTGCAGGTGCGCACGGGCAAGCAGATCGTGAGTATCGCGATGGAGAAGCAGCAGTCGGCCCAGCTCGCCGAGAAGATCGACGAGGTCCTCGACCAGCTCATCACCCTCGACGGCAACCCCTTCAGCATCCCCACGAGCACGCCCATCGAGCTCGTGGACAACGACCAGCTCGACACCGTGGAGGAGCAGTTCCGCACCGGCGTCATGAGCCTGGGGTGGGACCCGACGACGGCGCAGATCGTCATCGAGGCCTACCCGCTCGTCGACGACGAGAACGAGGACCCGCTGCTCGAGGACGATGACACCGACGCGCCGGAGATGCTGCGGGTGCGGATGCCGGTCGGCACCGCCCGCGCCTTCGCCAAGCGCACCCGCGAGGTCGTGGGCGCCGGGCGTCCGATCTGCGAGATCTGCGGCTACCCCATCGACGCCGACGGGCACACCTGCACCCTTCCCGAGGTCTGA
- a CDS encoding ribose-5-phosphate isomerase gives MSEKKLRIVIGSDEAGLDYKEVLRKDLEADDRVESVVDVGISRSENVDYPHIAVDAARKVESGEADRALLICGTGLGVAISANKVAGIRAVTAHDSYSVERSVLSNNAQVLCMGQRVIGVELARRLAKEWLGYVFDPSSASAAKVDAISGYEKG, from the coding sequence ATGAGCGAGAAGAAACTGCGCATCGTCATCGGCAGTGATGAGGCCGGACTGGACTACAAGGAGGTTCTGCGTAAGGACCTCGAGGCCGACGACCGGGTGGAGAGCGTGGTGGATGTCGGGATCTCACGCTCCGAGAACGTCGACTACCCGCACATCGCGGTGGACGCGGCCCGGAAGGTGGAGAGCGGCGAGGCCGACCGCGCCCTGCTGATCTGCGGCACCGGCCTCGGGGTGGCGATCTCCGCCAACAAGGTCGCCGGCATCCGCGCCGTGACCGCCCACGACTCCTACTCGGTGGAGCGTTCGGTCCTGAGCAACAACGCCCAGGTGCTCTGCATGGGCCAGCGCGTGATCGGCGTCGAGCTGGCCCGGCGCCTGGCCAAGGAGTGGCTCGGCTACGTGTTCGATCCCTCCAGTGCCTCGGCGGCGAAGGTGGATGCCATCAGCGGCTACGAGAAGGGCTGA
- a CDS encoding SDR family NAD(P)-dependent oxidoreductase, whose product MVATARDASTLADLAAEYPDTALALSLDVTDAGHIQAAVERGTGRFGAIDVLVNNAGYGYRAAVEEGDDTDVRTLFDTHFFGTVDLIKAVLPQMRARRTGTIVNLSSIGARITPAGSGYYAAAKAAVEGLTGSLRKELEPLGITAMVVEPGGFRTDFSGRSLQQSAEPIHDYADTAGKRRKENDTSHGTQPGDPAKAAAAIITAVSSAEAPEVLVLGADATTAHVGVLQAQLASLEAWRHVSESTAVAE is encoded by the coding sequence GTGGTCGCCACGGCCCGCGACGCCTCGACCCTGGCGGACCTCGCGGCGGAGTACCCGGACACGGCGCTCGCCCTCTCCCTCGATGTGACGGATGCCGGCCACATCCAGGCGGCAGTGGAGCGCGGCACCGGCAGGTTCGGCGCGATCGACGTCCTGGTCAACAACGCCGGCTACGGATACCGCGCCGCCGTGGAGGAGGGCGACGACACGGACGTCCGTACCCTGTTCGACACGCACTTCTTCGGCACGGTGGACCTGATCAAGGCCGTACTGCCGCAGATGCGCGCCCGCCGTACGGGCACCATCGTGAACCTGTCCTCGATCGGCGCGCGGATCACCCCGGCCGGTTCCGGCTACTACGCAGCCGCGAAAGCTGCGGTCGAAGGGCTCACCGGATCGCTGCGCAAGGAACTGGAGCCCCTCGGCATCACGGCGATGGTCGTCGAACCCGGCGGATTCAGGACGGACTTCTCCGGCCGGTCACTCCAGCAGTCCGCGGAGCCCATCCACGACTACGCTGACACCGCAGGCAAGCGCCGCAAGGAGAACGACACCAGCCACGGGACGCAGCCCGGGGATCCTGCCAAAGCGGCAGCGGCCATCATCACCGCGGTCAGTTCCGCCGAGGCTCCCGAGGTGCTCGTGCTCGGGGCCGACGCGACCACGGCGCACGTCGGCGTCCTCCAGGCTCAGCTCGCCTCCCTTGAGGCCTGGCGGCACGTCAGCGAGAGCACCGCTGTCGCCGAGTAG